From a region of the Dickeya poaceiphila genome:
- the yjeH gene encoding L-methionine/branched-chain amino acid transporter, whose protein sequence is MSGNNTLKQELGLVQGIGLLSTSLLGTGVFAVPALVAEQAQGDSLWAWPLLIVLVFPIAIVFASLGRHFPNAGGAAHFVRLAFGPRLARVTGWLFLSVIPVGLPAAMQIASGFWQAAFGVSSGGLLLVQLLTLVVIWLLGMRSAGSSATVQTLIALLVVLLVVGIWWQGRIMPSQIPWPALTEISGAKMLDALAVMFWCFVGLEAFAHLATEFRSPERDFPRALLIGMLLAGAVYWGCTVAVLHFGAYGPHQAATASLPTVVVRLFGSHALWLACIVGYLACFASVNIYTQGFARLVWSQAPEGSRLARLSASRVPVNALSLVVACCLLCCLAIYWLRLPLSELIVYANGIFILIYLLCMLAGWRLLQGRSRVMAGIGIVLCAALLLTLGWKALYALGMLAVLWLMLPERREAVAVD, encoded by the coding sequence GTGAGCGGCAATAATACGTTAAAGCAGGAGTTGGGGCTGGTTCAGGGCATTGGGTTGTTATCGACCTCATTACTGGGGACTGGCGTATTTGCTGTGCCTGCATTAGTCGCAGAACAAGCGCAGGGCGATAGTCTTTGGGCCTGGCCGCTGCTGATTGTGCTGGTGTTTCCGATTGCCATCGTTTTTGCGTCGCTTGGTCGTCATTTTCCGAATGCTGGCGGCGCAGCGCATTTTGTCCGGCTGGCATTCGGACCTCGGTTGGCCAGGGTGACTGGGTGGCTGTTTTTGTCGGTTATTCCGGTTGGTTTGCCTGCGGCAATGCAGATTGCCTCTGGTTTCTGGCAAGCAGCCTTTGGGGTGAGTTCAGGGGGATTGCTGCTGGTACAATTGCTGACGCTGGTGGTGATTTGGTTGCTGGGAATGCGTAGCGCCGGTTCCAGCGCTACGGTGCAGACGCTGATTGCACTGTTGGTGGTGTTATTGGTCGTGGGGATCTGGTGGCAAGGTCGGATTATGCCATCCCAGATTCCATGGCCTGCACTGACGGAGATTAGCGGAGCGAAAATGCTGGACGCGCTGGCAGTCATGTTCTGGTGTTTCGTTGGGCTGGAAGCGTTTGCTCATCTGGCGACCGAGTTCAGATCACCCGAACGTGATTTTCCACGTGCGCTGCTGATAGGCATGTTGCTGGCGGGTGCGGTCTACTGGGGGTGTACTGTTGCGGTACTGCATTTCGGCGCTTACGGTCCTCATCAGGCTGCAACGGCGTCTTTGCCCACTGTGGTGGTGCGTCTGTTTGGCAGTCACGCATTGTGGCTGGCTTGCATCGTCGGTTACCTTGCCTGTTTTGCCAGTGTGAATATCTATACTCAGGGCTTTGCCCGGCTGGTGTGGTCACAAGCACCAGAAGGAAGCCGTCTGGCGCGGCTATCTGCATCGCGTGTGCCGGTAAATGCGTTGTCGTTGGTCGTGGCCTGTTGTCTTCTCTGCTGTTTGGCCATTTACTGGCTGCGGTTGCCGCTGTCTGAATTGATCGTTTACGCCAACGGTATTTTCATTCTGATTTATTTGCTGTGCATGTTGGCGGGGTGGCGGCTGTTGCAGGGACGCTCCCGCGTGATGGCGGGTATCGGCATCGTACTGTGCGCGGCGCTATTGCTGACGCTCGGTTGGAAGGCTCTGTATGCGTTAGGAATGTTGGCGGTGCTGTGGCTTATGCTGCCAGAAAGGCGCGAGGCTGTGGCGGTTGACTGA
- the ubiK gene encoding ubiquinone biosynthesis accessory factor UbiK yields the protein MIDPKKLEQIARQVQESMPKGIREFGEDMEKKIRQILQSQLGKLDLVSREEFDVQTQVLLRTREKLALLEQRVSALETKTADNEPGQQPPADPQ from the coding sequence ATGATTGACCCGAAAAAGTTAGAGCAGATTGCCCGTCAGGTGCAAGAATCCATGCCGAAAGGCATCCGGGAATTTGGCGAGGATATGGAGAAGAAAATCCGTCAGATTTTACAGTCGCAGTTGGGCAAGCTAGATCTGGTCAGCCGTGAAGAATTTGATGTGCAAACCCAGGTGTTGCTGCGCACTCGTGAGAAACTCGCACTACTGGAACAGCGAGTAAGCGCGCTGGAAACGAAAACGGCAGACAATGAGCCAGGGCAACAGCCCCCCGCCGACCCGCAGTAA
- the ribB gene encoding 3,4-dihydroxy-2-butanone-4-phosphate synthase, with protein sequence MNQTLLSEFGTPVERVERALDALRSGRGVMVLDDEDRENEGDMIFPAETMTVEQMALTIRHGSGIVCLCITEERRQKLELPMMVENNSSHYQTAFTVTIEAAEGVTTGVSAADRVTTVRAAIADDARPSDLNRPGHVFPLRAQPGGVLARGGHTEATVDLMRLAGFKPFGVLCELTNDDGSMARAPEVITFAKQHNMPVLTIDDLVAYRQAAERKAS encoded by the coding sequence ATGAATCAGACTTTACTTTCCGAATTCGGTACCCCTGTTGAACGTGTTGAACGCGCGCTGGACGCATTGCGTAGCGGTCGTGGTGTGATGGTGCTGGATGATGAAGACAGGGAAAATGAAGGTGATATGATTTTCCCGGCTGAAACCATGACCGTTGAGCAAATGGCGCTCACCATTCGTCACGGCAGCGGTATTGTATGCCTGTGCATCACCGAAGAGCGCCGCCAGAAGCTGGAGCTGCCGATGATGGTGGAAAATAATTCCAGCCATTATCAGACGGCGTTCACTGTCACGATTGAAGCTGCTGAAGGCGTGACCACCGGTGTATCCGCCGCTGACCGCGTGACGACGGTTCGCGCGGCGATTGCCGATGACGCCCGTCCGAGCGATCTTAATCGCCCAGGTCATGTGTTCCCGCTGCGTGCACAGCCGGGCGGCGTGTTGGCGCGTGGTGGTCATACTGAAGCCACGGTGGATTTGATGCGTCTGGCAGGGTTTAAACCATTCGGCGTATTGTGCGAACTGACGAATGATGATGGTTCCATGGCTCGTGCGCCGGAAGTGATCACCTTTGCGAAACAGCACAATATGCCGGTGCTGACTATCGACGATCTGGTGGCTTATCGTCAGGCGGCTGAGCGTAAAGCGAGCTGA
- the tehB gene encoding SAM-dependent methyltransferase TehB produces the protein MHETTRQEPQDLLCYKQMPVWNSSTLPAAFQEQHNTKQGTWAKLHILNGELTFDVLTEQGETKERFHFSPQQQPPYIEPQCWHRIVSFSDDLECQLGFYCTPEDYYHKKYELTRTHSEVIDALRYLQPGKALDLGCGGGRNALYLNLKGFDVTACDKNALSIDKLNHIIADESLSRIDAFVHDINQADIRHQYDFILSTVVFMFLERSCIPAIISNMQKHTVAGGYNLIVAAMSTDDFPCPMPFSFTFGHNELHDYYRDWEIVKYNEDVGELHKTDANGNRLKLRFATLLARKPDA, from the coding sequence ATGCACGAAACCACCAGGCAAGAACCACAAGACTTGCTGTGCTATAAACAGATGCCAGTCTGGAACAGCAGCACGCTGCCTGCCGCATTTCAGGAACAGCACAACACCAAACAAGGCACCTGGGCGAAGCTGCATATTTTAAACGGTGAGCTGACGTTCGACGTGCTGACAGAGCAAGGGGAGACGAAAGAACGCTTCCACTTCTCGCCGCAACAGCAACCGCCCTATATTGAACCGCAGTGCTGGCATCGTATTGTCTCGTTTTCAGACGATCTGGAGTGTCAGTTGGGCTTTTATTGCACGCCAGAAGACTATTATCACAAGAAATATGAGCTGACGCGCACCCATTCGGAAGTGATCGATGCCCTGCGTTATCTGCAACCGGGAAAAGCGCTGGATCTGGGCTGCGGCGGTGGTCGTAACGCGCTCTACCTGAATCTGAAAGGGTTTGATGTCACTGCCTGCGATAAGAACGCCCTGAGCATTGATAAGCTCAATCACATTATTGCCGATGAATCGCTCAGCCGAATTGACGCTTTCGTCCACGATATCAATCAAGCTGACATTCGCCATCAGTACGATTTCATCCTGTCAACGGTAGTGTTCATGTTTCTGGAGCGCTCGTGCATTCCGGCGATCATCAGCAACATGCAGAAACATACCGTCGCTGGGGGCTATAACCTGATTGTCGCCGCCATGTCCACCGACGATTTCCCCTGCCCAATGCCGTTCTCGTTCACTTTTGGGCACAACGAATTACACGACTATTATCGTGACTGGGAGATAGTGAAATACAACGAAGATGTGGGAGAGCTGCACAAAACCGACGCCAACGGCAACCGCCTCAAACTGCGCTTTGCCACATTGCTGGCACGCAAACCTGACGCCTGA